TTTTAATCTAGCACTAGTACCATCTTCATTTAATTCGGTTTACTCTTGATCTTGAATTTTACCTCTGCTTGTTTTCGAGTAAATTTCCAATTTATGCCAATTTTTTGCTTATTTCGTTCGTGTACCCAAGCTTGGACCTCTTCCCGTAATATCTCCTCGTCAGGAAACCGACGGCCATTCAAGCATTGAGATTCCAAAGCTCCAATTTCTAATTCGGCCTGGTTTAACCAACTTGCATGGACAGGAGTAAAATGAAGCACGAGACGCTTAAAAATGGGATGCTTCTCGCCTAACATTTCTTTAAGGCACTTGAGAGGGTGAGTATTGAGATTATCGGCCATTAAGTGTACTTTTTTGGCTTTAGGATAGTGGTCCGTCATAAGCTCGAGAATAAATTGTGCGTAATCTCGCTTGGTCTTTCTCGTAGATACTTTTAAGAATCGTGTTTTTCCTTTTGGCTCGACACCCACGAAGATATTAGTGGTCCCTTTTCTTTTATAGTGATAGTCCACGCGGATTCCAAAGCCAGGCTTCAAGGGAAGCGATTTTCTTATATCATCTAAAAGTTGGAGGCTTTTTTCATCCACGCAAACAACGGGCTCTTTTTTATTGTAAGGTAGGGCGTAAAGGTCTAATACTTCGTTCATTCGATTAATGTAGAGATCGTCAAGCTTTGGAACACACCACATTTTTTTTTCCAGGGTTTAAGGTCGTGAGATTTCAAGACCTTTTGAATCGAAGTCTTCCCAATTGAAACGTAAAACCGTTTCTCTAATTCGGATTTAATCAGTTCAAGGGTCCAACAGTTCCTTCCTTTCGGAGGAGTTTCGCAAGCTAACGCCGTGACCTTCGTCGAAACTTCGGAGGTAACTATTCTTGGTTGTCCAGGTCTCGGTCTCTCGTTTAAACTCGAATCCAAACCTTCCTCGCAATATCGCTTTCTAATCTTTAAGATAAGACGCTTGCTAACTTTCAAA
This Candidatus Nealsonbacteria bacterium DNA region includes the following protein-coding sequences:
- a CDS encoding IS630 family transposase → MWCVPKLDDLYINRMNEVLDLYALPYNKKEPVVCVDEKSLQLLDDIRKSLPLKPGFGIRVDYHYKRKGTTNIFVGVEPKGKTRFLKVSTRKTKRDYAQFILELMTDHYPKAKKVHLMADNLNTHPLKCLKEMLGEKHPIFKRLVLHFTPVHASWLNQAELEIGALESQCLNGRRFPDEEILREEVQAWVHERNKQKIGINWKFTRKQAEVKFKIKSKPN
- a CDS encoding helix-turn-helix domain-containing protein, which gives rise to MLGEILKYKVRLSEEEIQELTKIVKIGKNSARKITRSWILLKSHEGSSYQDIIDDLKVSKRLILKIRKRYCEEGLDSSLNERPRPGQPRIVTSEVSTKVTALACETPPKGRNCWTLELIKSELEKRFYVSIGKTSIQKVLKSHDLKPWKKKCGVFQSLTISTLIE